The following proteins are co-located in the Agromyces laixinhei genome:
- the argJ gene encoding bifunctional glutamate N-acetyltransferase/amino-acid acetyltransferase ArgJ, whose translation MTITHPQGFEAAGIAAGIKRTGALDLALVVNRGPAQQAAAVFTSNRAQANPIIWSRQVAADGIVSAIVLNSGGANCFTGPEGFQVTHRTAEAAASGLGVAAGDVLVCSTGLIGDQLDGEVLEEGVVSAIARLSSEDGGGDDAARAIMTTDTTPKQVVVVGDGWSIGGMAKGAGMLAPGLATMLVVVTTDAALSAADLDSALRAATRVTFDRLDSDGCMSTNDQVTLLASGASGVAPEPTEFAAALTEACRSLAMQLQADAEGASHDIAIEVVGAVTEDDAVEVGRSVARNNLFKAAIFGNDPNWGRVLAAIGTTSAPFDPYLVDVSMNGVRVCHAGRPDAPRDDVDLTPRATHVLIELHAGEASATIFTNDLTHDYVHENSAYAS comes from the coding sequence GTGACCATCACCCACCCACAGGGATTCGAGGCGGCGGGAATCGCGGCCGGCATCAAGCGAACGGGAGCGCTCGATCTCGCACTCGTCGTGAATCGAGGGCCCGCACAGCAGGCGGCGGCGGTCTTCACCTCGAATCGCGCTCAGGCGAACCCGATCATCTGGTCGAGGCAGGTCGCGGCCGACGGCATCGTCTCGGCGATCGTGCTGAACTCCGGCGGGGCCAACTGCTTCACCGGGCCCGAGGGGTTCCAGGTGACGCACCGCACAGCCGAGGCAGCGGCGTCGGGACTCGGCGTCGCCGCCGGTGATGTGCTCGTCTGCTCGACGGGGCTCATCGGCGATCAACTCGACGGCGAGGTGCTCGAAGAGGGGGTCGTGTCGGCGATCGCTCGCCTGTCGAGCGAAGACGGTGGCGGCGACGATGCGGCTCGCGCCATCATGACGACCGACACCACGCCGAAGCAGGTCGTCGTCGTGGGCGACGGCTGGTCGATCGGCGGTATGGCGAAGGGTGCCGGAATGCTGGCACCCGGTCTCGCGACGATGCTGGTGGTCGTGACGACGGACGCCGCACTGTCGGCTGCTGACCTCGACTCCGCGCTTCGCGCCGCGACCCGCGTGACCTTCGACCGGCTCGATTCCGACGGTTGCATGTCGACGAACGACCAGGTGACGTTGCTCGCGTCGGGCGCGTCGGGCGTGGCGCCCGAACCCACCGAGTTCGCCGCGGCGCTCACCGAGGCCTGCCGGAGTCTCGCCATGCAACTGCAGGCCGACGCCGAGGGCGCGAGCCACGACATCGCGATCGAGGTCGTCGGCGCCGTGACCGAAGACGACGCGGTCGAGGTCGGTCGCTCGGTCGCCCGCAACAACCTCTTCAAAGCAGCGATCTTCGGCAACGACCCCAACTGGGGCCGGGTGCTCGCCGCGATCGGCACCACGAGCGCGCCCTTCGATCCGTATCTCGTCGACGTCTCGATGAACGGGGTTCGGGTGTGTCATGCCGGGCGGCCCGACGCGCCGCGCGACGACGTCGACCTCACGCCGCGAGCGACGCACGTGCTCATCGAGCTGCATGCCGGCGAGGCATCCGCCACCATCTTCACGAACGATCTCACGCACGACTACGTGCACGAGAACAGCGCCTACGCGAGTTGA
- the argC gene encoding N-acetyl-gamma-glutamyl-phosphate reductase yields MTFTVAVSGASGYAGGEILRLLADHPDFDVRTVTAHSNAGQPLIAVQPHLRSYTHLTLKDTTAENLAGHDIVFLALPHGASGAIAEQLPPETLVIDCGADHRLESETDWAAFYGGEFHGAWTYGVPELPRLSGTQRDRLAKTKRIAAPGCNASTVALSLAPGIRAGVIEAADVVAVLAVGPSGAGKSLKAHLLGSELLGSANPYSVGGVHRHIPEIQQALRWAGGGNPTISFTPVIVPMSRGILATSTARIVPGTDAAAVRTAWEDAYAGERFVQLLPAGQFPRTADVLGANTALLGLQIDEKAGRVVVVAAVDNLVKGTAGAAIQSANIALGLTESTGLPVNGVAP; encoded by the coding sequence ATGACGTTCACCGTCGCCGTTTCCGGCGCGTCCGGCTACGCAGGGGGCGAGATCCTTCGCCTCCTCGCCGATCATCCCGACTTCGACGTGCGCACCGTGACCGCGCACTCCAACGCCGGCCAGCCGCTCATCGCGGTGCAGCCGCACCTGCGCAGCTACACGCACCTCACGTTGAAAGACACGACGGCCGAGAACCTCGCCGGTCACGACATCGTGTTCCTCGCACTGCCGCACGGGGCATCCGGTGCGATTGCCGAGCAATTGCCCCCCGAGACCCTCGTGATCGACTGCGGTGCCGACCACCGCCTCGAGAGCGAGACCGACTGGGCGGCGTTCTACGGCGGCGAGTTCCACGGCGCATGGACCTATGGCGTTCCCGAGCTGCCCCGGCTGTCGGGCACGCAGCGTGACCGGCTCGCGAAGACGAAGCGCATCGCGGCACCGGGCTGCAACGCCTCGACGGTCGCGCTGTCGCTCGCTCCCGGCATTCGTGCCGGCGTGATCGAGGCAGCCGACGTCGTCGCGGTGCTCGCGGTCGGCCCCTCTGGCGCGGGCAAGAGCCTGAAGGCGCACCTGCTCGGGTCAGAGCTCCTCGGCTCGGCGAACCCGTACTCGGTCGGCGGCGTGCACCGCCACATCCCCGAGATCCAGCAGGCGCTGCGCTGGGCGGGCGGCGGGAACCCGACCATCTCCTTCACCCCGGTCATCGTCCCGATGTCGCGCGGTATCCTCGCGACCTCGACGGCGCGCATCGTGCCGGGTACGGATGCCGCTGCGGTGCGCACCGCGTGGGAAGACGCCTACGCGGGCGAGCGTTTCGTGCAGCTGCTGCCCGCGGGGCAGTTTCCGCGCACGGCCGACGTGCTCGGCGCGAACACCGCACTCCTCGGCCTGCAGATCGACGAGAAGGCGGGCCGCGTCGTCGTCGTCGCCGCCGTCGACAATCTCGTGAAGGGCACCGCGGGTGCCGCCATCCAGTCCGCGAACATCGCGCTCGGGCTCACCGAGTCGACCGGACTCCCCGTGAACGGAGTCGCCCCGTGA
- the pheT gene encoding phenylalanine--tRNA ligase subunit beta, with translation MRVPLSWLAEYVELVPGTTPEDVHAALVRVGLEEEDVHTFELEAPIVVGEVLEFVEEPQSNGKTIRWCQVRVAPEGEMAADGGDAVHGIVCGARNFFVGDKVVVTLPGAVLPGPFPIAARKTYGHVSDGMIASARELGLGDEHDGILRLSTLGIDAPVGTDAIKLLGLDDAAIEINVTPDRGYAFSIRGVAREYAHATGARFRDPVEQATPADGSDDAFSVVIDDAAPIRGKLGSSVFATRIVRGVDPRRSTPAWMIARLKLAGIRSISVLVDITNYVMLELGQPIHGYDLDRLRGGIVVRRATVGEKFTTLDGKKRTLHVEDLVVTDDRGPIGLGGVMGGAETEMGGETRNVLIEAANWDPVSIARTARRHKLPSEAAKRYERGVDPEIAGAAVSRVAQLMVDLAGGTADAGGSLISTAPAREAILLPDGFVSSIIGIEYTADEVHDALAEIGGAITAFDSGFSVVPPAWRPDLTGREELAEEVARLIGYDRIPSVLPVAPPGRGLTRSQRLRRRTADTLAAAGSTEVLSFPFASAADNAVFGSADGSPVASVRIANALDQTAPFLRRSLVPGLIGAARRNLSRGLTDLDLFEIGTVFLPEPGRTYGSLEVPVGNERPSDEVLAALDAGIPPQPRHLGALIVGEVVPKQPGQAAVPAGIADALDVVRQIELATGAHIDIAQGAHQAMHPGRTAELRIGDTVVGFAGELLPALAAESDLPRVVAIVELDLDAVIALTEPSLEAHAIGTLPAATQDLSLIVPNEVAAAMVAAAVREGAGALLEHVSIVDDYRGPGVPDGSKSLTFALRFRADDRTLTAGEASEAKLAGAALARERLGATIRE, from the coding sequence ATGCGAGTTCCACTGAGTTGGCTCGCCGAGTACGTCGAGCTCGTGCCCGGCACGACGCCTGAAGACGTGCATGCCGCCCTCGTCAGGGTCGGCCTCGAAGAGGAGGACGTGCACACCTTCGAGCTCGAGGCACCGATCGTCGTGGGCGAGGTGCTCGAATTCGTCGAAGAACCGCAGTCCAACGGCAAGACCATCCGCTGGTGCCAGGTGCGCGTCGCCCCAGAGGGCGAGATGGCGGCCGACGGCGGTGACGCCGTGCATGGCATCGTCTGCGGTGCCCGCAACTTCTTCGTCGGCGACAAGGTCGTCGTGACGCTGCCCGGCGCAGTGCTGCCCGGGCCGTTCCCGATCGCGGCGCGCAAGACCTACGGTCACGTCTCCGACGGCATGATCGCCTCGGCGCGTGAACTCGGGCTCGGCGACGAGCACGACGGAATCCTGCGGCTCTCGACACTCGGCATCGATGCGCCAGTCGGCACCGACGCGATCAAGCTCCTCGGCCTCGACGACGCCGCGATCGAGATCAACGTCACCCCCGACCGCGGCTACGCGTTCTCGATCCGTGGTGTCGCTCGTGAGTACGCCCATGCGACGGGGGCCCGCTTCCGCGACCCGGTCGAGCAGGCGACGCCGGCGGATGGATCGGACGACGCGTTCTCCGTCGTGATCGACGACGCCGCACCCATCCGCGGCAAGCTCGGCTCATCGGTCTTCGCCACGCGTATCGTGCGCGGAGTCGACCCGAGGCGATCGACCCCGGCGTGGATGATCGCGCGGCTGAAGCTCGCCGGCATCCGCTCGATCTCGGTGCTCGTCGACATCACGAACTACGTCATGCTCGAGCTCGGCCAGCCGATCCACGGCTACGACCTCGACCGGCTCCGCGGCGGCATCGTCGTGCGGCGAGCGACTGTGGGGGAGAAGTTCACCACGCTCGACGGCAAGAAGCGCACGCTTCACGTCGAAGACCTCGTCGTCACCGACGACCGCGGGCCGATCGGCCTCGGCGGCGTCATGGGCGGCGCCGAGACCGAGATGGGCGGTGAGACGCGCAACGTGCTCATCGAAGCGGCCAACTGGGACCCGGTGTCGATCGCGCGCACTGCTCGCCGGCACAAGCTGCCGAGCGAGGCGGCCAAACGCTACGAGCGCGGCGTCGACCCCGAGATCGCGGGCGCGGCCGTCTCCCGTGTCGCCCAGCTCATGGTCGACCTCGCAGGCGGCACCGCCGACGCGGGCGGCTCCCTGATCTCGACGGCACCGGCGCGTGAGGCGATTCTCCTGCCTGACGGCTTCGTCTCGTCGATCATCGGCATCGAGTACACCGCCGATGAGGTGCACGACGCACTCGCCGAGATCGGCGGCGCCATCACCGCCTTCGACAGCGGCTTCTCGGTCGTGCCGCCAGCGTGGCGTCCAGACCTGACCGGTCGCGAAGAACTCGCCGAGGAGGTCGCCCGCCTGATCGGCTACGACCGCATTCCCTCGGTGCTTCCCGTCGCGCCGCCCGGGCGCGGCCTCACCCGCTCGCAGCGGCTGCGCCGGCGCACGGCCGACACGCTCGCGGCTGCGGGGTCGACCGAAGTGCTCTCGTTCCCGTTCGCCTCCGCAGCCGACAATGCCGTGTTCGGCAGCGCCGACGGCTCGCCCGTGGCATCCGTGCGCATCGCGAACGCCCTCGACCAGACCGCTCCGTTCCTCCGTCGCTCGCTCGTGCCCGGCCTGATCGGCGCTGCGCGACGCAACCTCTCGCGCGGACTCACCGACCTCGATCTCTTCGAGATCGGCACGGTGTTCCTGCCCGAGCCGGGTCGCACCTACGGGTCACTCGAGGTGCCCGTCGGCAATGAGAGGCCGAGCGACGAGGTGCTTGCCGCCCTCGACGCGGGTATCCCGCCGCAACCGCGCCACCTCGGCGCGCTCATCGTCGGCGAGGTGGTGCCGAAGCAGCCGGGCCAGGCCGCAGTGCCGGCCGGCATCGCCGATGCGCTCGACGTCGTGCGCCAGATCGAGCTCGCGACGGGCGCCCACATCGACATCGCGCAGGGCGCCCACCAGGCGATGCACCCCGGCCGCACCGCCGAGCTGAGAATCGGCGACACCGTCGTCGGTTTCGCCGGGGAGTTGCTGCCGGCACTCGCCGCCGAGTCCGACCTGCCGCGGGTCGTCGCGATCGTCGAACTCGACCTCGACGCCGTCATCGCGCTCACCGAACCGAGCCTCGAAGCGCACGCCATCGGCACGTTGCCGGCGGCGACGCAGGACCTCTCGCTCATCGTTCCCAACGAGGTCGCCGCCGCCATGGTTGCGGCGGCGGTGCGCGAGGGTGCGGGAGCTCTGCTCGAACACGTCTCGATCGTCGACGACTATCGCGGACCCGGAGTTCCGGATGGTTCGAAGAGCCTGACGTTCGCCCTCCGGTTCCGTGCCGACGATCGCACGCTGACGGCCGGCGAGGCGAGCGAGGCGAAGCTCGCGGGCGCGGCGCTCGCGCGTGAGCGCTTGGGGGCCACCATCCGCGAGTGA
- the pheS gene encoding phenylalanine--tRNA ligase subunit alpha has product MSEPLEITESAVVSAVDAALAAIASADDSAVLKTVRTEHTGEKSALALLNAELRNVPNEQKAALGKLVGGARGRVNQAFAAREAEIGEAEAAAQLEAETVDVTALASGYRPGARHPLTLLQDRVCDVFTGMGWEVAEGPEVENEWFNFDALNFDADHPARAMQDTFFVDPPEAHLVLRTHTSPVQIRSMLERELPLYVLAPGRVYRTDEFDATHLPVFMQFEGVAVDKGLTMAHLKGTLDHFVKAIFGDEAKIRLRPSYFPFTEPSAELDFWHPTFKGGARWIEWGGCGMMHPNVLKAAGIDPEVYTGFAFGMGIERGLMLRNDVHDMREMVEGDIRFSQQFGMVV; this is encoded by the coding sequence GTGTCCGAGCCCCTCGAAATCACCGAATCCGCGGTCGTGTCCGCGGTCGACGCAGCCCTCGCGGCCATCGCGTCGGCCGACGACTCCGCCGTGCTGAAGACCGTTCGCACCGAGCACACCGGCGAGAAGTCGGCGCTGGCGCTGCTGAACGCCGAGCTTCGCAACGTTCCGAACGAGCAGAAGGCCGCCCTCGGCAAGCTGGTCGGCGGGGCCCGCGGCCGGGTGAACCAAGCATTCGCCGCTCGTGAGGCCGAGATCGGCGAGGCCGAGGCGGCCGCGCAACTCGAGGCTGAGACGGTGGATGTCACGGCGCTCGCCTCGGGGTACCGGCCGGGCGCGCGGCATCCGCTCACGCTCCTGCAAGATCGGGTCTGCGACGTGTTCACCGGCATGGGCTGGGAGGTGGCCGAAGGCCCCGAGGTCGAGAACGAGTGGTTCAACTTCGACGCGCTGAACTTCGACGCCGATCACCCTGCCCGCGCCATGCAGGACACCTTCTTCGTCGACCCGCCCGAGGCGCATCTCGTGCTGCGCACGCACACGAGCCCCGTGCAGATTCGCTCGATGCTCGAGCGTGAGCTGCCGCTCTACGTGCTCGCGCCGGGCCGTGTGTATCGCACCGACGAGTTCGACGCCACGCACTTGCCGGTGTTCATGCAGTTCGAGGGCGTCGCGGTCGACAAGGGTCTCACGATGGCGCACCTGAAGGGCACTCTCGACCACTTCGTGAAGGCGATCTTCGGCGACGAGGCGAAGATCCGCCTGCGCCCGAGCTACTTCCCGTTCACCGAGCCTTCTGCCGAGCTCGACTTCTGGCACCCGACCTTCAAGGGCGGCGCACGCTGGATCGAGTGGGGCGGCTGCGGCATGATGCACCCCAATGTGCTGAAGGCCGCAGGCATCGACCCCGAGGTCTACACCGGGTTCGCCTTCGGAATGGGCATCGAACGCGGGCTCATGCTCCGCAACGACGTGCACGACATGCGCGAAATGGTCGAGGGAGACATCCGCTTCTCCCAGCAGTTCGGAATGGTGGTCTAG
- a CDS encoding amino acid ABC transporter permease, protein MISSIVAGVLIVGGLAWMALTLAAPRESGGITLPGFFDPSRWDIFADPELWSFIVFEGVFGTLRAALIASVFAIILGIILSLLRSSAIAWIRIPTAVVLEFVRGMPVLLMMLFILLVLNTGAFWAVVAALTLYNGALIGEALRAGLAALPRGQREAGLSLGMRPLQSKMLVEFPQAFRQMLPIIVAQLVVLLKDTSLGYIVGYTELLRVNMNNLVNFYGNRYLFSFFVVTLVLYLAMNLSLSWFARWLSKRTSSSSSGKRLDPEDPNQAVLVAEASASARQSESHEPRT, encoded by the coding sequence TTGATCTCGTCGATCGTCGCCGGTGTGCTGATCGTCGGTGGGCTCGCCTGGATGGCGCTCACGCTCGCCGCACCGCGCGAGAGCGGCGGCATCACACTTCCCGGCTTCTTCGATCCGAGTCGCTGGGACATCTTCGCCGACCCCGAGTTGTGGTCCTTCATCGTCTTCGAGGGTGTGTTCGGCACGCTCCGAGCGGCGCTCATCGCCTCGGTCTTCGCGATCATCCTCGGCATCATCCTGTCGCTCCTGCGCAGCTCCGCCATTGCGTGGATTCGCATTCCCACGGCCGTCGTGCTCGAGTTCGTGCGCGGCATGCCGGTGCTGCTCATGATGCTGTTCATCCTGCTGGTGTTGAACACCGGAGCCTTCTGGGCGGTCGTCGCAGCGCTCACACTGTACAACGGGGCGCTCATCGGCGAGGCGTTGCGGGCCGGGCTCGCGGCACTGCCGAGAGGGCAACGCGAGGCAGGCCTCAGCCTCGGCATGCGGCCGTTGCAATCGAAGATGCTCGTGGAGTTCCCGCAGGCGTTCCGCCAGATGCTGCCGATCATCGTCGCCCAGTTGGTCGTGCTGCTGAAGGACACCTCCCTCGGCTACATCGTGGGGTACACCGAGTTGCTTCGCGTGAACATGAACAACCTCGTGAACTTCTACGGCAACCGGTACCTCTTCTCGTTCTTCGTCGTCACCCTCGTGCTCTACCTCGCCATGAACCTGTCGTTGTCGTGGTTCGCGCGGTGGCTGTCGAAGCGCACCTCGTCGAGTTCGTCGGGCAAGCGACTCGACCCGGAGGACCCGAACCAGGCGGTGCTCGTCGCCGAAGCGAGCGCATCCGCACGACAGTCCGAGAGCCACGAACCGAGAACGTAG
- a CDS encoding amino acid ABC transporter permease: MDAVIDNLPTYFEGFRMTLLLLVVSGISALVLGTIVAAMRISPVPSLRAFATVYTELVRNTPLTLVLFFCAIVLPYLGPDLAYAASAMVGLSVYTSPFVAEALRSGINGVPVGQAEAARSVGLGFGQTVSLIVLPQAFRMTIPPLINVFIALTKNTSVAGGFFVFELFGATSRLANANGDAVIAILLGAATLYLVITIPLGVIAAQLERKWVVQR, from the coding sequence GTGGACGCCGTCATCGACAACCTGCCGACGTACTTCGAGGGCTTCAGGATGACGCTGTTGCTGCTCGTCGTGAGCGGCATCTCGGCACTCGTGCTCGGCACGATCGTCGCCGCCATGCGAATCTCACCTGTTCCGTCGCTGCGCGCATTCGCCACGGTCTACACGGAACTCGTGCGCAACACGCCACTGACCCTCGTGCTCTTCTTCTGCGCGATCGTGCTGCCGTACCTCGGCCCCGACCTGGCGTACGCTGCCTCGGCGATGGTCGGCCTGTCGGTGTACACGTCGCCGTTCGTCGCCGAGGCGCTTCGTTCCGGCATCAACGGGGTGCCGGTCGGTCAGGCCGAGGCAGCCCGCAGCGTCGGGCTCGGCTTCGGCCAGACCGTGAGCCTCATCGTGTTGCCGCAGGCGTTCCGCATGACCATCCCGCCGCTCATCAATGTGTTCATCGCTCTGACCAAGAACACGTCCGTCGCCGGCGGTTTCTTCGTCTTCGAACTCTTCGGCGCAACCAGTCGGCTCGCGAATGCGAACGGTGACGCCGTCATCGCGATCCTCCTGGGCGCCGCGACCCTGTACCTCGTGATCACCATTCCGCTCGGAGTGATCGCAGCACAACTCGAGCGGAAGTGGGTGGTGCAGCGATGA
- a CDS encoding glutamate ABC transporter substrate-binding protein: protein MKRMRIALVAAAAASALALAGCAGGDTGGTEEPSAEPAPTFEAGTTMAELADAGTITVGTKFDQPLFGLMGPSGVPEGFDVEIAKIIASELGISEDKIEWTETVSANREPFIENGQVDIVVATYTINDKRKEVVSFAGPYYMAGQSILVLADNDDIKSEEDLVGQPVCSVTGSTSAANLQELGAELVATDTYSNCLEPLRRGEVVAVSTDNVILAGLVTQNEGEFKVVGEPFTEEPYGIGLALEDTEFRNWINDVLEESYEDGRYEEAWDATAGTVLPFVDPPAPDRY, encoded by the coding sequence ATGAAACGCATGAGAATCGCACTCGTCGCAGCTGCAGCGGCGTCGGCACTCGCGCTCGCCGGCTGTGCCGGCGGTGACACCGGCGGCACAGAAGAGCCTTCGGCCGAACCCGCCCCCACCTTCGAGGCCGGAACGACGATGGCTGAGCTCGCCGATGCGGGCACGATCACCGTGGGCACGAAGTTCGACCAGCCCCTGTTCGGGCTCATGGGTCCGTCGGGTGTGCCCGAGGGCTTCGACGTCGAGATCGCCAAGATCATCGCGTCAGAGCTCGGCATCTCAGAAGACAAGATCGAATGGACCGAGACCGTCTCGGCCAACCGCGAGCCCTTCATCGAGAACGGCCAGGTCGACATCGTCGTCGCGACGTACACGATCAACGACAAGCGCAAGGAAGTCGTCTCGTTCGCCGGGCCGTACTACATGGCCGGCCAGTCGATTCTGGTGCTCGCCGACAACGACGACATCAAGTCGGAGGAAGACTTGGTCGGCCAGCCCGTGTGCTCGGTGACCGGATCCACGTCTGCTGCGAACCTGCAGGAACTCGGCGCTGAACTCGTGGCGACCGACACCTACTCGAACTGCCTGGAGCCGCTGCGCCGCGGTGAGGTCGTCGCCGTGTCGACCGACAACGTGATCCTCGCCGGCCTCGTCACCCAGAATGAGGGCGAGTTCAAGGTCGTCGGAGAACCGTTCACCGAAGAGCCCTACGGTATCGGCCTGGCTCTCGAAGACACCGAGTTCCGTAACTGGATCAACGATGTGCTCGAGGAGTCGTATGAAGACGGCCGTTATGAAGAGGCCTGGGACGCGACCGCCGGTACGGTGCTGCCGTTCGTCGATCCGCCCGCTCCCGACCGCTACTGA
- a CDS encoding amino acid ABC transporter ATP-binding protein has translation MEPTQPAPPTSNISVRRGEPLVVIDHVEKHFGELHVLNDINTVVNRGEVVVVIGPSGSGKSTLCRAINRLETIDSGSIAIDGQELPAEGAALAKLRADVGMVFQSFNLFAHKTVLENVTLAPIRVKKMSRKDADAKAMELLERVGVANQAKKMPAQLSGGQQQRVAIARSLAMNPKLILLDEPTSALDPEMINEVLDVMIGLAKDGMTMIVVTHEMGFARKAADRVLFMADGKIVEEATPAVFFDHPETDRAKDFLSKILEH, from the coding sequence ATGGAGCCAACGCAGCCTGCCCCGCCGACGTCGAACATCTCGGTGCGTCGCGGTGAGCCGCTCGTGGTCATCGATCACGTCGAGAAGCACTTCGGTGAGCTGCATGTGCTCAACGACATCAACACGGTCGTGAACCGCGGCGAGGTGGTCGTCGTCATCGGCCCCAGCGGCTCGGGCAAGTCGACCCTCTGCCGGGCGATCAACCGGCTCGAGACGATCGACTCGGGCTCGATCGCGATCGACGGTCAAGAGCTGCCCGCAGAGGGCGCGGCGCTCGCCAAGCTTCGCGCTGACGTCGGCATGGTCTTCCAGTCGTTCAACCTCTTCGCCCACAAGACCGTGCTCGAGAACGTGACGCTCGCACCGATCCGCGTCAAGAAGATGTCGCGCAAAGACGCCGATGCCAAGGCGATGGAACTCCTCGAGCGCGTCGGCGTCGCCAACCAGGCGAAGAAGATGCCCGCGCAGCTCTCGGGCGGCCAGCAGCAGCGCGTCGCGATCGCGCGCTCGCTCGCGATGAACCCGAAGCTCATCCTGCTCGATGAGCCGACGAGTGCGCTCGACCCCGAGATGATCAACGAGGTGCTCGACGTCATGATCGGTCTGGCCAAAGACGGCATGACGATGATCGTCGTGACGCACGAGATGGGCTTCGCCCGCAAGGCCGCCGACCGTGTGCTCTTCATGGCCGACGGCAAGATCGTCGAAGAAGCGACTCCCGCCGTGTTCTTCGATCACCCCGAGACCGACCGCGCGAAGGACTTCCTCTCGAAGATCCTCGAGCACTAG
- a CDS encoding TrmH family RNA methyltransferase, whose translation MLENPRSPRVRAVAKLARKAARVESGLFLLEGPQAVAEALTFRPELVVELFATPSALERHGEIAEAAASADVDIEYVTEEVLDSMADTVTPQGFVAICRQFPTAVKDVFASKPKLVAILEEVRDPGNAGTIVRAADAAGADAVIFTGRTVDLYNPKVVRSSTGSIFHLPVAMGAELEDVLVRVRAAGLTVLAADVKGDDLLVARNDGVLAGPTAWVFGNEARGLPEEQLALAHRVVRVPIYGHAESMNLATAASVCLYESAFAQRSSHHG comes from the coding sequence ATGCTCGAGAATCCCCGTTCGCCGCGCGTTCGCGCTGTGGCGAAGCTCGCCCGCAAGGCGGCCCGCGTCGAGAGCGGGCTGTTCCTGCTCGAGGGTCCGCAGGCGGTCGCCGAGGCGCTCACCTTCCGCCCGGAGCTCGTGGTCGAACTGTTCGCGACGCCGAGCGCGCTCGAACGCCACGGCGAGATCGCCGAAGCCGCGGCGTCGGCCGACGTCGACATCGAGTACGTGACCGAAGAGGTGCTCGACTCGATGGCCGACACCGTCACGCCGCAGGGATTCGTCGCCATCTGCCGCCAGTTCCCGACGGCGGTCAAAGACGTCTTCGCGTCGAAGCCGAAGCTCGTCGCCATCCTCGAAGAGGTGCGCGATCCCGGCAACGCCGGCACCATCGTGCGGGCCGCCGATGCCGCCGGCGCCGACGCTGTCATCTTCACCGGCCGTACGGTCGATCTCTACAACCCGAAGGTCGTGCGCTCGTCGACGGGCTCGATCTTCCACTTGCCGGTCGCCATGGGGGCCGAGCTCGAAGACGTGCTCGTGCGGGTGCGTGCAGCGGGCCTCACCGTGCTCGCCGCCGATGTGAAAGGCGACGACCTGCTCGTCGCCCGCAATGACGGCGTGCTCGCGGGGCCGACGGCCTGGGTGTTCGGCAACGAGGCGCGGGGCCTGCCCGAAGAGCAGCTCGCGCTCGCCCATCGGGTGGTCAGGGTGCCGATCTACGGGCACGCCGAGTCGATGAATCTCGCGACCGCGGCATCCGTCTGCCTGTATGAAAGCGCCTTCGCCCAGCGCAGCTCGCATCACGGTTAG
- the rplT gene encoding 50S ribosomal protein L20: protein MARVKRAVNAHKKRRVILERAEGYRGQRSRLYRKAKEQVTHSLVYAYRDRRQKKGDFRRLWIQRINAASRANGLTYNRLIQGLGLAGIEVDRRILADLAVNEPATFAAIVESAKKALPADTSAPKNAA, encoded by the coding sequence ATGGCAAGAGTGAAGCGGGCGGTCAACGCCCACAAGAAGCGCCGGGTCATCCTCGAGCGCGCCGAGGGTTACCGCGGTCAGCGTTCGCGTCTCTACCGCAAGGCGAAGGAGCAGGTCACCCACTCCCTCGTCTACGCGTACCGCGACCGCCGCCAGAAGAAGGGCGACTTCCGTCGTCTCTGGATCCAGCGCATCAACGCCGCGTCGCGTGCGAACGGCCTCACGTACAACCGTCTGATCCAGGGCCTCGGCCTCGCCGGCATCGAGGTCGACCGTCGCATCCTCGCCGACCTCGCGGTCAACGAACCCGCGACGTTCGCCGCGATCGTCGAGTCGGCCAAGAAGGCACTCCCCGCCGACACCTCGGCACCGAAGAACGCTGCATAA
- the rpmI gene encoding 50S ribosomal protein L35, whose product MPKQKTHSGSKKRFKITGSGKVKKQQAGMRHNLEVKSSKRKARLNQDKVVSAPDAKVIKKLLGR is encoded by the coding sequence ATGCCGAAGCAGAAGACCCACTCCGGGTCCAAGAAGCGCTTCAAGATCACCGGCAGCGGCAAGGTCAAGAAGCAGCAGGCCGGTATGCGCCACAACCTCGAGGTCAAGTCCTCGAAGCGCAAGGCCCGTCTGAACCAGGACAAGGTCGTGTCGGCCCCCGACGCCAAGGTCATCAAGAAGCTTCTCGGCCGCTGA